The Paenibacillus dendritiformis region TGTCCGCTGACAAGGATCGGCTGCTGCGGACCTTCCATGAGGAGCATATTCCGTTCGTCATGATCGGCCGCACGTTCCGCCATGACGTATTCTCCGTCCATAATGACAATCTGCGTGACGGATATATGGCTGCCCGGCATCTGATCGACGCCGGATACCGGAATCTTATCGTATTGACGCAGGATACGAAGCTCGATGTATTCGCGGCGAGAATATCCGGGTACAGACAGGCGGCGCAGCAGGGCGGACTGGACGCGGGCCCCGAACGCATCGTGCAGGTCGGCCCGGAAGAAGAGGATATTATGGATGCGCTGCAGCGTCTGCTTGACGAAGGCATCGCCGTCGACAGCGTCATTACGATGGACAGCGTCATGTCGCTCAGCGTATTGAAGTTCTGCCAATTGACCGGGCTGCGCGTTCCACAGGAAGTCGGGATTATCGGGTTCAATGACGCCCCTTATCTGGTCAAGGTATCGCCGACATTAAGCTGCGTGGAGATGAATGGGGCCAACCTGGGCGCGGAGGCCTTTCATTTGCTGAATGAGATTATGAATGAACCGCAGGCAATGAGTCTCAAAAAAAATGTGACGCTTCCATCCAAGCTGATGATTCGTCAATCGACTTCCAGATCGTCCTTCGAGGACAGATAGTGGGGGCGACTGCCGGCAACGCGCCGGGAAGAGGCGGGCACAGATGAGCCCAAGGACAGCGCGCAAGAACAGAGCCCAAGGACAGCGCTCAAGGGCAGCGCTTAAGGACAACTCTGCGGCAAGGAAGACAATACACTCGCAGAGCGGATTGCATGCGGTTCCATTATTACAGAGCAAGCAGGGAGAGACTATGGAGTTATTTCTTGTGCGGCATGGACAATCGGTCGGCAATACGCTGCCGGACCGCGATATGCCGGATTCGCCGCTAACCGAGCAGGGCCATGCGCAAGCCGCGCGTGTGGCGATATACTTGCGGGACCGAGGCATCAGCGCCATCTATTCCAGCCCGTTGATTCGGGCGATGCAGTCGGCGCAGCCGCTGGCAAGACTGCTCGGTCTGCCGATTCAGGTAATGACAGCGTTGTATGAAGTCAGGGAAGGCAGCCGGTTCGCCGGTCCTTCTCAGCAATTG contains the following coding sequences:
- a CDS encoding LacI family DNA-binding transcriptional regulator translates to MANIKDVAKLAGVSPATVSRVLSNKGNTSEAVRARVQMAIRKTNYVRPGGAKPLVPGSRTICLTIARNSTDIFGNPFFDSVLYGVSSTVEQHGMDLQLAVFHSVERQIEKCVQLYKQNKVDGLILTGILSADKDRLLRTFHEEHIPFVMIGRTFRHDVFSVHNDNLRDGYMAARHLIDAGYRNLIVLTQDTKLDVFAARISGYRQAAQQGGLDAGPERIVQVGPEEEDIMDALQRLLDEGIAVDSVITMDSVMSLSVLKFCQLTGLRVPQEVGIIGFNDAPYLVKVSPTLSCVEMNGANLGAEAFHLLNEIMNEPQAMSLKKNVTLPSKLMIRQSTSRSSFEDR